Proteins from one Fragaria vesca subsp. vesca linkage group LG6, FraVesHawaii_1.0, whole genome shotgun sequence genomic window:
- the LOC101293021 gene encoding serine/threonine-protein phosphatase PP2A catalytic subunit-like, giving the protein MGVNLASSDSSNDLNEQIEQLMQCKPLSEQQVRALCEKAKEILMEESNVQPVKSPVTICGDIHGQFHDLAELFRIGGKCPDTNYLFMGDYVDRGYYSVETVTLLVALKVRYHQRITILRGNHESRQITQVYGFYDECLRKYGNASVWKTFTDLFDYFPLTALVESEIFCLHGGLSPSIENLDNIRNFDRVQEVPHEGPMCDLLWSDPDDRCGWGISPRGAGYTFGQDISEQFNHTNSLKLIARAHQLVMDGFNWAHEQKVVTIFSAPNYCYRCGNMASVLEVDDCRGHTFIQFEPAPRRGEPDVTRRTPDYFL; this is encoded by the exons ATGGGCGTCAATTTGGCTTCCTCCGATTCCAGCAATGATCTCAACGAGCAGATCGAGCAGCTCATGCAGTGCAAGCCACTCTCCGAGCAACAG GTGAGAGCGCTATGCGAGAAGGCAAAGGAAATCTTAATGGAAGAAAGCAATGTCCAG CCGGTAAAAAGCCCTGTGACAATTTGTGGCGATATTCATGGGCAGTTTCACGACCTTGCAGAGCTTTTTCGAATTGGAGGGAAG TGTCCCGACACCAATTACTTATTTATGGGAGATTATGTGGACCGTGGTTATTACTCAGTCGAAACTGTGACG CTCCTAGTGGCCCTGAAAGTGCGTTATCATCAGCGTATCACTATTCTTAGAGGAAACCACGAAAGCCGTCAG ATTACTCAGGTTTATGGGTTTTACGATGAATGTCTTCGCAA GTATGGGAATGCCAGTGTATGGAAGACCTTCACCGACCTTTTTGACTACTTTCCACTGACAGCATTG GTTGAGTCAGAGATATTTTGTTTGCATGGTGGATTATCCCCTTCAATTGAAAACCTTGATAACATAAGGAATTTTGATCGTGTTCAAGAGGTTCCACACGAAGGGCCCATGTGTGATCTGTTATGGTCTGACCCAGATGACAGATGTGGTTGGGGTATTTCACCTCGTGGTGCAGGATATACTTTTGGCCAG GATATATCTGAACAATTCAATCATACAAATAGTTTAAAGTTGATTGCAAGAGCTCATCAACTGGTTATGGATGGATTCAACTGGGCCCAT GAACAAAAGGTGGTTACCATATTCAGTGCACCCAATTATTGCTATCGCTGTGGGAACATGGCATCTGTTTTAGAAGTCGATGACTGCAGGGGCCATACTTTCATCCAG TTTGAGCCTGCTCCTAGGAGAGGAGAACCAGATGTTACTCGTAGAACACCTGATTACTTTTTGTGA
- the LOC101292434 gene encoding 26.5 kDa heat shock protein, mitochondrial-like → MSPSPGTTSSGFPSRKPSPTTLPISEGTLIGSKPTTVESLERALMQATGNINRLFQNLSLSPWLVSGRVKEQDDCYKLQFDMPGLTKEDVKISVHHGNLTIKGEHKAEEGEETDDEFWSSRSYGYYNTSLALPDDAKVDEIKASLKDGVLSVTIPRSEKPKEDVKEVNIN, encoded by the exons ATGTCTCCTTCACCTGGGACGACGTCGTCAGGATTTCCCAGTCGGAAGCCCTCCCCGACGACCCTTCCGATCTCAGAGGGTACACTGATAGGATCAAAGCCTACAACCGTGGAGTC CCTTGAAAGAGCGTTGATGCAAGCAACAGGGAACATAAACAGGCTGTTTCAGAACCTAAGCTTATCACCGTGGTTGGTATCCGGGCGTGTCAAAGAGCAAGACGACTGCTACAAGTTGCAGTTCGACATGCCGGGACTTACCAAGGAGGATGTGAAGATCAGTGTTCATCATGGGAATCTGACAATCAAAGGGGAGCACAAGGCAGAAGAGGGAGAAGAGACAGACGATGAGTTCTGGTCATCAAGGAGCTATGGTTATTATAACACTAGTTTGGCGTTGCCGGATGATGCTAAAGTTGATGAGATAAAGGCATCGTTGAAGGATGGAGTGCTGTCTGTTACCATTCCTAGAAGTGAGAAGCCTAAGGAAGATGTGAAGGAGGTGAATATAAACTGA
- the LOC101310728 gene encoding uncharacterized protein LOC101310728: MKAYLFSLLKPQTLSKATKLLPHQHHQCRGIIAKVRLKWVKNRTLDHIIDTETDLKAASLLKDAIKRSPTGFLTAKSFADWQKLLGLTVPVLRFMRRYPTLFHEFPHARYANLPCFKLTDTALLLDSQEQNIHQTHESDTVERLSRVLMMMKTKSLPLQSLYPLKWDLGLPDGFEKVLVPKYPDCFRLVKASDGVTRLKVIHCPDEFAVSALQRNKEGGDVGDEYRQFKRGQTVLAFPMSFPRGYGAQKKVRAWMEEFQKLPYISPYEDSRQIDPNSDLMEKRVVGVLHELLSLTIHKKTKRNYVRIIREELNLPHKFTRIFTRYPGIFYLSLKCKTTTVALREGYQRGKLVNPHPLAHLREKFYHVMRTGLIYRNKGVNMLSQQDMLLDNVETESGQDDYEEEEVGTGDECDEDEESDLDSEEYDEY, translated from the coding sequence ATGAAGGCTTACCTCTTCTCCCTCCTAAAACCCCAAACCCTGTCTAAAGCCACCAAGCTCCTCCCTCACCAACACCACCAATGTCGCGGCATCATTGCCAAGGTCCGCCTGAAATGGGTCAAGAACCGAACCTTAGACCACATCATCGACACCGAGACCGATCTCAAAGCCGCCTCTCTCCTCAAGGACGCCATCAAGCGATCCCCAACTGGCTTCCTCACCGCGAAGTCCTTCGCCGATTGGCAGAAGCTTCTCGGCCTCACCGTCCCCGTTCTCCGCTTCATGCGCAGGTACCCTACTCTCTTTCACGAATTCCCACACGCCCGTTATGCCAACTTGCCTTGCTTTAAGTTAACGGACACAGCACTATTGCTAGATTCACAAGAACAGAACATACACCAAACCCATGAGAGTGACACTGTTGAGAGGCTTAGCAGGGTTCTTATGATGATGAAAACCAAGAGTTTGCCTCTGCAGTCTTTGTATCCTTTGAAATGGGATTTGGGTTTGCCTGATGGGTTTGAGAAAGTGTTGGTTCCTAAGTACCCGGATTGTTTTCGATTAGTTAAGGCCTCGGATGGGGTTACGAGGTTGAAGGTCATACATTGTCCTGATGAGTTTGCGGTTTCGGCATTGCAGAGGAATAAGGAGGGTGGTGATGTGGGGGATGAGTATAGGCAATTTAAGAGGGGACAGACTGTGTTGGCTTTCCCCATGAGTTTTCCAAGGGGTTATGGGGCGCAGAAGAAGGTGAGGGCATGGATGGAGGAGTTTCAGAAGTTGCCATACATTTCTCCCTATGAGGATTCTAGGCAAATTGATCCTAATAGTGACCTTATGGAGAAAAGGGTTGTTGGAGTGTTGCATGAGTTATTGAGCTTGACTATTCATAAGAAGACCAAGAGGAACTATGTGAGGATTATTAGAGAGGAGTTGAATCTTCCACATAAGTTTACAAGAATCTTTACAAGGTATCCCGGGATTTTCTATCTTTCGTTGAAGTGTAAAACAACCACGGTAGCACTCAGGGAAGGTTACCAACGAGGGAAGCTAGTGAACCCGCATCCACTTGCGCATTTGAGAGAGAAGTTTTATCATGTAATGAGAACAGGGCTTATTTATCGCAATAAAGGTGTGAATATGCTGTCTCAGCAAGATATGTTGCTTGACAATGTGGAGACTGAAAGTGGTCAAGACGACTATGAAGAGGAAGAGGTTGGAACAGGAGATGAATGCGATGAAGATGAAGAATCAGACTTGGATTCGGAAGAATATGATGAATACTGA
- the LOC101310440 gene encoding uncharacterized protein LOC101310440: MVGSLDCMHWQWKNCPTSWKWHFTGYKGKPTIILEVVASYDTWIWHAYFGLSSSLNDINVLGQSLLFDEICRGESPRVKYHVGDRQYGQCYYLVDGIYPKWGTFVKTIRNPITPQQAHFTKMQESFRKDVERAFGILQARFAIVRGPARGWDMKDIQYIMMTCIILHNMIVENERDETEDNHEVDPDEVPTRPKRAEIYDHYEVDHLVECDPPALGEFIHRYQQVRCPFVHKSLQEDLVNHLWNEKQQAEQNRI; this comes from the coding sequence ATGGTTGGAAGTCTCGACTGTATGCACTGGCAGTGGAAAAACTGCCCAACCTCATGGAAATGGCATTTCACCGGTTACAAAGGAAAGCCGACAATCATCCTGGAGGTGGTTGCATCATACGATACTTGGATATGGCACGCCTATTTTGGACTTTCAAGCTCCCTCAATGATATCAATGTCCTTGGACAGTCTCTGTTATTCGACGAAATCTGTAGAGGTGAGTCACCTCGAGTCAAATACCATGTTGGAGATCGCCAATATGGTCAATGCTACTACCTAGTTGATGGGATCTACCCGAAATGGGGGACTTTTGTGAAAACAATTAGAAACCCGATCACGCCACAACAAGCTCATTTTACAAAGATGCAGGAGTCATTCCGAAAAGATGTGGAGAGAGCATTTGGAATACTCCAAGCTCGTTTTGCAATTGTGAGAGGACCAGCTCGTGGATGGGACATGAAAGATATCCAGTACATCATGATGACTTGCATTATTTTGCATAACATGATTGTTGAAAATGAGCGCGATGAAACTGAAGATAATCATGAAGTTGATCCCGATGAGGTCCCAACAAGACCAAAGAGAGCAGAAATATATGACCACTACGAAGTAGATCATTTGGTTGAGTGTGATCCTCCTGCACTTGGGGAATTCATACATCGATACCAACAGGTTAGGTGTCCATTTGTGCATAAAAGCCTCCAGGAGGATTTGGTTAATCACCTATGGAATGAGAAGCAGCAGGCAGAGCAGAACCGCATATGA
- the LOC101291937 gene encoding F-box protein At3g58530-like produces MEVEVADDVTWSRETVPKVLKIVSTRLAQRDLISLLLVSPWLNATLISHPSLWLLIDFREMNDAGNRLIAALSLPRYRHVKQINLEFAQDIEDKHLQIIKDKCLDSLQDLEVLNLNSCQKISDKGVEDITSACTNLKVFSIYWNVRVTDTGITHLVKNCKYIIDLNISGCKNLSDKSLQLVAQTYPELEVLNLTRCVKLTDFGLQQILNSCSSLQSLNLYALSSFTDEAYKRISLLAHLKFLDLCGAQNLSDEGLSCIARCNGLLSLSLTWCVRVTDVGVIAIAESCTSLEYLSLFGIVGVTDACLDSLSRTCSNTITTLDVNGCIGIKRRSRDELLKLFPKLRCFKVHS; encoded by the exons ATGGAAGTGGAAGTAGCTGATGACGTAACTTGGAGCAGAGAAACAGTTCCCAAGGTTCTGAAGATAGTGAGCACAAGACTAGCTCAGAGAGACCTCATCTCTCTCTTGTTAGTCAGCCCTTGGCTCAACGCCACTCTCATCTCCCACCCTTCCCTTTGGCTG CTTATCGATTTTCGTGAGATGAATGATGCTGGGAATCGCCTAATAGCTGCTCTGTCACTG CCGCGGTATCGGCATGTGAAGCAGATAAACCTTGAATTTGCTCAGGATATTGAAGACAAACATCTTCAAATCATAAAGGACAAG TGTCTTGATTCTCTTCAAGACCTTGAAGTTCTGAATCTGAATAGCTGCCAAAAGATTTCTGATAAGGGAGTTGAAGATATAACCAGTGCTTGTACCAATCTGAAAGTCTTTTCTATTTATTGGAATGTGAG GGTCACAGATACAGGTATAACACACCTGGTGAAGAATTGCAAGTATATCATTGATCTGAATATAAGTGGCTGTAAG AATCTTTCAGACAAAAGTTTGCAACTGGTTGCTCAGACTTATCCAGAATTGGAGGTGCTGAATCTGACAAG GTGTGTCAAGTTAACAGATTTTGGCTTGCAGCAGATATTGAACAGTTGCTCCAGTCTCCAGAGTCTCAACTTATATGCCCTATCTAG CTTCACTGATGAAGCTTACAAGAGGATATCACTTTTAGCCCATCTTAAATTCTTGGATCTATGTGGTGCCCAG AATCTATCAGATGAAGGGCTTTCTTGTATAGCTAGATGCAACGGCCTTCTCTCTCTCAGTTTGACATG GTGCGTACGTGTCACTGATGTGGGGGTCATAGCCATTGCAGAGAGTTGCACCTCTCTCGAATACCTCAG CTTATTTGGGATAGTTGGGGTGACCGATGCATGCCTGGATTCCCTTTCAAGGACCTGTTCAAACACAATTACTACTCTTGATGTGAATGGATGTATTGGAATTAAG AGACGGAGTCGTGATGAATTGCTTAAATTGTTTCCAAAGTTGCGGTGCTTCAAAGTGCACAGCTAG
- the LOC101292724 gene encoding DEAD-box ATP-dependent RNA helicase 37-like, whose protein sequence is MRSWADSVGNDGDNADAGSSENNNSSRPSDNKSSSRPSDNSSSSRPARSTYVPPHLRNRPPSADSPAQTTLPPANVGYNGPAAGSAWGGGGFRPDVGRGGYVGGGGGRGGGGGWNNRSGGWDRGREREVNPFGDEDYSEEAFEKENTGINFDAYEDIPVETSGSDVPPPVNTFAEIDLGEALNLNIRRCKYVRPTPVQRHAIPISLGGRDLMACAQTGSGKTAAFCFPIISGIMLGQYAQRPRGARTVYPLALILSPTRELSCQIHEETRKFAYQTGVKVVVAYGGAPINQQLRELERGVDILVATPGRLVDLLERARVSLQMIRYLALDEADRMLDMGFEPQIRKIVQQMDMPPPGLRQTMLFSATFPKEIQRLASDFLANYIFLAVGRVGSSTDLIVQRVEFVHESDKRSHLMDLLHAQRENGTHGKQALTLVFVETKKGADALEHWLCVNGFPATTIHGDRTQQEREQALRSFKSGHTPILVATDVAARGLDIPHVAHVVNFDLPNDIDDYVHRIGRTGRAGKSGLATAFFNENNLSMAKPLADLMQEANQEVPAWLTRYASRASFGGGKNRRSGGGRFGGRDFRRENSFNRGLDSYGGGNNGSGGYGGGGYSGGGYGGGGYGGGGYGSGGYGGGNGGGTGPSAWD, encoded by the exons ATGAGGTCATGGGCAGATTCTGTAGGTAATGATGGAGACAATGCAGACGCTGGTTCGTCTGAAAATAACAACTCATCTCGTCCTTCTGACAATAAAAGCTCATCGCGCCCATCGGATAATAGCAGCTCATCTCGTCCTGCACGGTCAACTTATGTCCCACCACATCTTCGTAATAGGCCTCCGTCTGCTGATTCTCCAGCTCAGACTACCCTGCCACCAGCCAATGTAGGTTATAATGGGCCTGCAGCTGGGTCCGCCTGGGGTGGTGGTGGTTTTAGGCCTGATGTTGGCCGCGGGGGATATGTAGGTGGTGGTGGTGGTCGAGGTGGTGGTGGTGGTTGGAACAATCGAAGTGGGGGGTGGGACCGTGGGAGGGAGAGGGAGGTAAATCCCTTTGGTGATGAAGATTACTCAGAAGAGGCATTTGAGAAAGAAAACACAGGCATCAACTTTGATGCTTATGAGGATATCCCAGTCGAAACTAGTGGATCTGATGTGCCACCACCTGTGAATACTTTTGCAGAGATAGATCTAGGGGAGGCATTGAATTTAAATATTAGGAGATGCAAGTATGTGAGGCCAACTCCTGTTCAGCGTCATGCAATACCGATCTCACTTGGAGGACGAGATTTGATGGCCTGTGCTCAGACAGGTTCTGGCAAGACAGCTGCTTTCTGCTTTCCAATTATTAGTGGGATCATGCTGGGGCAGTATGCTCAGAGACCTCGTGGAGCACGTACTGTGTATCCTCTCGCTCTTATTCTCTCCCCTACTAGAGAACTCTCATGTCAG ATACATGAAGAAACTAGAAAGTTTGCTTATCAAACTGGTGTCAAGGTGGTAGTTGCTTATGGAGGAGCGCCAATAAACCAACAG TTGAGAGAGCTTGAAAGAGGAGTAGATATTCTTGTGGCAACTCCGGGTCGATTGGTAGATCTGCTTGAGAGAGCTAGAGTATCATTGCAGATGATACGATATTTGGCTCTCGATGAGGCTGATCGGATGCTGGACATGGGTTTTGAGCCTCAAATTAGGAAAATAGTGCAACAGATGGACATGCCTCCACCAGGTTTGAGACAGACCATGCTATTCAGTGCAACCTTTCCAAAGGAGATACAG AGACTGGCATCGGATTTTCTGGCAAACTATATATTTTTGGCTGTTGGAAGGGTTGGCTCAAGTACTGATTTAATTGTTCAAAGAGTTGAATTCGTTCATGAATCTGATAAGAGAAGTCATCTAATGGACCTCCTTCATGCACAAAGGGAGAATGGAACTCACGGCAAG CAAGCTTTGACATTAGTATTCGTGGAAACAAAGAAGGGAGCAGACGCACTGGAACACTGGTTGTGTGTCAATGGGTTTCCTGCAACTACTATTCATGGTGACAGAACACAACAG GAAAGAGAACAGGCACTGAGATCATTTAAGAGTGGACACACACCAATTTTAGTGGCAACAGATGTGGCAGCACGTGGTCTGGATATTCCCCACGTAGCTCACGTGGTTAATTTTGATCTTCCAAATGACATTGATGATTATGTTCACCGGATAGGAAGGACAGGGCGAGCAGGAAAATCAGGACTAGCAACGGCATTCTTTAACGAGAATAACCTTTCAATGGCAAAACCATTAGCTGATCTTATGCAAGAAGCAAATCAGGAAGTACCTGCTTGGCTTACTCGATACGCATCGAGGGCTTCTTTTGGTGGTGGTAAGAACCGGCGATCTGGGGGAGGTCGTTTTGGTGGTCGTGACTTCAGAAGGGAGAATTCTTTCAACAGGGGTTTAGATTCCTATGGAGGGGGAAACAATGGCAGTGGTGGATATGGCGGTGGTGGATATAGCGGCGGCGGCTACGGAGGTGGGGGTTATGGTGGTGGGGGATATGGTAGTGGGGGTTATGGTGGCGGTAATGGGGGCGGTACTGGTCCCAGTGCTTGGGACTAG